A part of Methanomassiliicoccales archaeon genomic DNA contains:
- a CDS encoding AAA family ATPase — translation MRELSVKECSEQCPSLMFDCKSTAELTPLEEIIGQDRAVRALQYGLRMRDSGFNIFISGVPGTGRKTSVVNFIQELSRSMPVPKDYVYVNNFKDPSRPISIGLPPGKGKELKREMELFTQGLVKALQTAFESEAYAKKREAAIKSIETERNNIIIEASKMAQEEGFLLQATQLGLSVVPMTEGRALTPDEMSRLPAVLQKEIELKRMDLEGRLREYLRPLRELSRKAESLMTDLNRTTADLAMDPLLEKAREIFKGNEAVERYLLEVEEDVLNNLPVLLLPPQSLPPGAVPPDPTRGYKVNLIVDNTGLQNAPTVIESSPTHNKLFGYSEKEVRFGTLFTDYTMIRGGSAHRANGGFLVIEAERLLADPFAYQALKQTVQQKKLTVEEPAARFDFMVTKTLHPEPVPFDCKIVLMGSPQLYDLLFSYDQEFRELFKVKADFDVIMDRTEENIRRYASFICTLCKKEGLRHLEPQALAAVIDHSSRLAEDKNKLSTQFSAVADLIREANFYAGEDGSDVIKKEHIMRQLEEKEYRSNMVQERIGEMIANGTLLVDTEGEVVGQVNGLAVYQVGDHTFGKPSRITASVGVGREGVVDIERQAQMGGPTHTKGVLILSGYLNLMYAQKRPLSLNARLVFEQSYSGVDGDSASSTELYCILSALANRPIKQCYAVTGSVNQRGQVQAIGGVNQKVEGFYEVCKQRGLNGTHGCLIPQSNVKNLMLKQEVLDAVAEGKFHIFPVSTIDEGIEILTGLPAGARRDDGTFPEGTIHQLVQSRLDEMAESIKEYHI, via the coding sequence ATGAGGGAGCTGAGCGTCAAGGAATGCAGCGAGCAGTGCCCGTCGCTGATGTTCGATTGCAAGAGCACAGCGGAGCTCACGCCGTTGGAAGAGATCATAGGCCAGGACAGGGCGGTCCGGGCGTTGCAATATGGCCTCAGGATGAGGGACAGCGGTTTCAACATCTTCATATCTGGTGTCCCTGGGACCGGCAGGAAGACGTCGGTGGTGAACTTCATACAGGAACTGTCGAGGTCGATGCCTGTGCCGAAAGACTATGTCTACGTCAACAATTTCAAGGACCCGAGCCGACCGATATCCATCGGCCTCCCTCCTGGCAAGGGAAAGGAGCTCAAACGTGAGATGGAGCTGTTCACCCAGGGCCTTGTCAAAGCCCTCCAGACAGCCTTTGAGAGCGAGGCATACGCTAAGAAGAGAGAGGCCGCCATCAAATCTATCGAGACGGAGCGTAACAACATAATCATTGAGGCCAGCAAGATGGCCCAGGAAGAGGGCTTCCTCCTTCAGGCAACACAGCTCGGTCTGAGCGTGGTGCCGATGACGGAGGGCAGGGCCTTGACCCCGGATGAGATGTCCAGACTACCGGCAGTCCTCCAGAAGGAGATAGAGCTCAAGAGAATGGACCTGGAGGGGAGGCTGAGGGAGTACCTCAGACCTTTAAGGGAGCTTTCCCGCAAGGCCGAGAGCCTTATGACGGATCTCAATAGGACGACGGCCGACCTTGCCATGGACCCACTTCTTGAGAAGGCCAGAGAGATATTCAAGGGGAACGAGGCCGTCGAGAGATATCTTTTAGAGGTCGAGGAGGATGTGCTCAACAACCTACCAGTGCTGCTCCTGCCCCCTCAATCGCTTCCGCCTGGTGCGGTCCCCCCGGACCCGACGAGGGGATATAAGGTCAATCTCATCGTTGACAACACAGGACTTCAGAACGCACCGACCGTCATAGAGTCGAGCCCGACGCATAACAAGCTTTTCGGCTATAGCGAGAAGGAGGTGAGGTTCGGGACGCTTTTCACCGATTACACTATGATACGCGGTGGTTCCGCGCACAGGGCCAACGGCGGGTTCCTCGTCATCGAGGCCGAGAGGCTGCTCGCGGACCCTTTCGCTTACCAGGCGTTAAAGCAGACAGTACAACAAAAGAAGCTGACGGTCGAGGAGCCGGCCGCAAGGTTTGATTTCATGGTCACCAAGACCTTGCACCCCGAGCCTGTGCCTTTTGACTGCAAGATAGTCCTGATGGGCAGCCCTCAGCTGTATGACCTCCTGTTCAGCTATGATCAGGAGTTCAGAGAGCTCTTCAAGGTCAAGGCGGATTTCGATGTGATCATGGACAGGACCGAGGAGAATATCCGCCGATATGCGTCGTTCATATGCACGTTATGTAAAAAGGAGGGACTGAGACATCTTGAACCGCAGGCACTAGCAGCCGTGATCGACCATAGCTCAAGGCTTGCGGAGGACAAGAACAAACTCTCCACCCAGTTCAGTGCCGTCGCTGACCTGATCCGTGAAGCGAATTTCTACGCCGGAGAGGACGGTTCAGATGTCATAAAAAAGGAACATATCATGAGACAGCTCGAGGAGAAAGAATATCGTTCGAACATGGTCCAAGAACGGATCGGTGAGATGATCGCCAATGGGACCCTTTTGGTCGACACTGAGGGTGAGGTGGTAGGTCAGGTCAATGGTCTCGCGGTCTATCAGGTCGGTGACCATACCTTTGGGAAGCCCAGCAGGATCACTGCGAGCGTCGGGGTCGGACGCGAGGGCGTAGTCGATATTGAGAGACAGGCGCAGATGGGCGGTCCGACACATACGAAGGGTGTCCTCATCCTCAGCGGCTACCTCAATCTGATGTACGCGCAGAAGAGGCCTCTCAGCCTGAACGCGAGGTTGGTCTTCGAGCAGAGCTATTCAGGGGTTGATGGGGACAGCGCCTCGAGCACCGAGCTTTATTGCATACTTTCCGCCCTGGCCAACAGACCTATCAAACAATGCTATGCCGTGACAGGGTCCGTCAACCAGAGAGGACAGGTGCAGGCCATCGGCGGGGTGAATCAGAAGGTCGAGGGCTTTTATGAGGTGTGTAAGCAGCGCGGGCTCAACGGCACCCATGGATGTCTCATCCCCCAGAGCAATGTGAAGAACCTCATGCTGAAGCAGGAGGTCCTCGATGCGGTCGCCGAGGGAAAGTTCCACATATTCCCCGTCAGCACGATCGATGAGGGGATAGAGATCCTGACGGGGTTGCCTGCCGGCGCCAGGAGAGACGATGGCACCTTCCCTGAGGGTACCATCCATCAGCTCGTCCAATCTCGGCTCGATGAGATGGCAGAGAGTATCAAGGAATATCACATCTGA
- a CDS encoding redox-regulated ATPase YchF encodes MLIGIVGKPNVGKSTFFSAATLAPAEIANYPFTTIKPNRGVAYLRVKCPHVELGHVCNPRNSHCENGTRLVPVELLDVAGLVPDAHKGKGLGNQFLDDLRQADAFVHIVDATGGTDCEGVAVPQCSHDPMEDVRFLDAEISQWMKGILEKGWEKAARQAHLEGHKVHELIHQKLTGLGVSEGSILAALRETPLPENITNWKEDDMLKLCRSIRRHSKPMMIALNKADVTPPEFLKRMMDVPGYITVPTMAEAELALRKAAKAGLVTYLPGSDGFKVNDPSRLNPQQAKALEYMAQNMRRLNGTGVQTVLETAAFKLLDMIVVYPVEDENKWTDHDGNVLPDAFLVKRGSTAKDLAYKIHTDLGDNFIRGINARTKRVVGHDHVLQDGEVMSIVSKK; translated from the coding sequence ATGTTGATAGGTATCGTCGGTAAGCCAAACGTCGGCAAGTCCACATTCTTCAGCGCGGCCACCTTGGCACCTGCTGAGATAGCAAATTATCCGTTCACGACCATTAAACCGAACAGGGGGGTCGCTTACCTACGTGTCAAATGTCCGCATGTCGAGCTAGGGCATGTCTGCAACCCCAGGAACTCGCATTGCGAGAATGGGACCAGGCTAGTCCCTGTAGAGCTCCTTGATGTCGCTGGTCTTGTTCCAGACGCTCACAAGGGCAAGGGCCTTGGGAACCAGTTCCTGGATGACCTTCGCCAGGCGGACGCCTTCGTCCATATCGTCGATGCCACCGGTGGCACTGATTGCGAGGGGGTTGCGGTACCCCAATGCAGCCATGACCCGATGGAGGATGTAAGGTTCTTGGACGCGGAGATCTCCCAATGGATGAAAGGCATTTTGGAAAAAGGCTGGGAGAAGGCCGCCAGACAGGCCCATCTCGAGGGACATAAGGTCCATGAGCTGATCCATCAGAAGCTGACCGGGCTCGGGGTCTCGGAAGGTTCAATTTTGGCGGCGCTCAGGGAGACGCCTTTGCCTGAGAACATCACCAATTGGAAAGAGGATGACATGCTCAAGCTCTGCCGGTCGATCAGAAGGCATAGCAAACCGATGATGATCGCGCTCAACAAGGCCGATGTTACGCCGCCCGAGTTCCTCAAAAGAATGATGGATGTGCCAGGTTACATCACGGTCCCAACCATGGCCGAGGCCGAGCTAGCTCTAAGAAAGGCCGCAAAGGCGGGCCTCGTAACATATCTCCCAGGGTCGGACGGGTTCAAGGTGAACGACCCTTCAAGGCTGAACCCCCAGCAGGCAAAGGCCTTGGAATACATGGCCCAGAACATGAGGAGGCTGAACGGCACGGGGGTCCAGACCGTGCTTGAGACCGCCGCGTTCAAGCTCCTTGACATGATCGTCGTCTATCCTGTCGAGGACGAGAACAAATGGACGGACCATGACGGGAATGTCCTGCCCGATGCTTTCCTCGTAAAAAGGGGCTCTACCGCGAAGGACCTCGCGTACAAGATACATACCGACCTTGGCGACAATTTCATCCGCGGCATCAATGCCAGGACGAAGCGCGTCGTAGGACATGACCATGTGCTCCAGGACGGCGAAGTGATGTCGATCGTTTCCAAGAAGTGA
- a CDS encoding DNA polymerase II, protein MESWDLRIVSATYKSTPDENIVVEIYGHTRDGRSIVALDLIKDQMEKRPYCFIVSEDPDLDEFLRARREVLDVRRVTLFHRGADRSCVRVTVRLPKHVKQLREDTRIRGEFLAADIPFYLRYIYNNDLGSCIKVFGRKVEKGNYTADLVVEVGRTETVEAFNPPLRVLSFDIENSLKDINDGKVMIGEIDSETEEAPDEFYNKRILTICCVLQVGKEIVERASFRGSERKMLEEFTEYIRSRDPDIISGYNIEGYDLRVIEKRATQLGVPLRWGRDGSSLNGRRDQKYNKPVWEVTGRLIVDAWWAVKMDLRPKQETLNAVSMQLLGGETKLDVDPRKMDEEWEKNSDRVVEYCTRDAELSLRILNKLERVRKIMDLATVSKLPLEDVMKNRSSLLIDSILIRQADRSGVGVPMTKSFRDDEEAIEGGYVHEIEPGLYHWVCVLDFKSMYPSIIIAKNICFTTLSPDGKIVSPNGVHFLDKAQREGLLPNILVRLMKERDDTKRRMKEAKDKDEEQYYDGLQQAIKILMNSFYGVFASSFYRFTDKNIGSSITAFARETTKGIIQNLEREGYKVIYSDTDSVFVKSPDEDLEGAKAFGMRMAERFSKEGGMLEFEKIMESMFSHGKKKRYVGRTVWPKKELVVRGYEMRRTDSFDLQAETLQAVFDRILDGDIDGAMKVARSSVQEVLQGKVDPRKLVISKGCKAFSSYANPDSQATVQAAKKLISMGYQFVPGMKVSWIVTNSRRTPQEVTPWVEGRPFEGTPDWRYYAERVAQTVSRVTEVWGLDDRSLMSGNTQSNFLNGNFGPQEDKVPTNRKTEVKKTNKRLSLDDFM, encoded by the coding sequence ATGGAGAGCTGGGACCTTCGCATCGTGAGCGCCACCTACAAATCGACCCCGGACGAGAACATAGTGGTGGAGATCTATGGCCATACCCGGGACGGAAGGTCTATAGTGGCCTTGGACCTCATCAAGGACCAGATGGAGAAGAGGCCTTACTGCTTCATCGTGAGCGAAGACCCTGACCTGGATGAATTTCTTAGGGCCAGGAGGGAGGTGCTTGATGTGCGAAGGGTGACCCTCTTCCATAGAGGGGCGGACCGTAGCTGTGTGCGGGTGACTGTGAGGTTGCCCAAGCATGTCAAGCAGCTCAGGGAGGATACCAGGATAAGAGGGGAGTTCCTCGCGGCCGACATACCTTTCTATCTCAGGTACATCTATAACAACGACCTTGGTTCCTGCATAAAGGTATTTGGGAGAAAGGTCGAGAAAGGGAATTACACCGCCGACCTGGTCGTAGAGGTAGGACGTACAGAGACCGTAGAGGCGTTCAATCCACCGTTGCGTGTGCTGAGCTTCGATATCGAGAACAGCCTCAAGGACATCAATGACGGCAAGGTCATGATAGGGGAGATCGACTCTGAGACCGAGGAGGCGCCCGACGAGTTCTATAACAAAAGGATACTCACCATATGTTGTGTCCTCCAAGTTGGGAAAGAGATCGTCGAGAGGGCATCCTTCCGAGGCTCTGAGAGGAAGATGCTGGAGGAGTTCACCGAGTATATCAGGAGCCGGGACCCGGACATCATCTCCGGGTATAACATCGAAGGGTATGACCTCAGGGTCATCGAGAAACGTGCGACCCAGCTCGGCGTTCCTCTGAGATGGGGGAGGGACGGCTCGTCCTTGAACGGAAGGAGGGACCAAAAGTACAATAAACCGGTCTGGGAGGTCACAGGCCGTCTCATCGTTGACGCCTGGTGGGCCGTCAAGATGGACCTTCGTCCGAAACAGGAGACGCTCAATGCCGTTTCCATGCAATTGCTCGGAGGAGAGACGAAGCTCGATGTAGATCCAAGGAAAATGGACGAGGAGTGGGAGAAGAACTCGGACCGGGTGGTCGAGTATTGTACGAGGGATGCCGAGCTTTCGCTCAGGATACTCAATAAGCTTGAGAGGGTCCGGAAGATAATGGACCTTGCTACCGTCTCAAAGCTCCCTCTGGAGGACGTGATGAAGAACAGGTCATCGCTCCTCATAGATTCCATACTTATCCGTCAGGCAGACCGTTCTGGCGTCGGCGTGCCGATGACAAAGAGCTTCCGGGACGACGAGGAGGCGATAGAGGGAGGATATGTCCACGAGATAGAACCTGGATTATACCATTGGGTGTGCGTCCTCGACTTCAAATCGATGTACCCCTCCATCATCATTGCCAAGAACATATGCTTCACGACGCTGAGCCCGGACGGGAAGATAGTGAGCCCGAACGGTGTCCATTTCCTTGACAAGGCCCAGAGAGAGGGCCTGTTGCCGAACATCTTGGTCCGCCTTATGAAGGAGAGGGATGACACCAAGAGGAGGATGAAGGAGGCCAAGGACAAGGACGAGGAACAGTATTATGACGGGCTGCAGCAGGCCATAAAGATACTCATGAACTCGTTCTATGGGGTATTCGCATCGTCGTTCTATCGCTTCACCGACAAGAACATAGGTTCCTCCATCACTGCCTTTGCCCGGGAGACCACCAAGGGCATCATCCAGAACCTTGAGAGAGAGGGTTACAAGGTGATCTACTCTGACACCGATTCGGTCTTCGTAAAATCACCAGATGAGGACCTCGAGGGGGCAAAGGCCTTCGGAATGAGGATGGCGGAGCGCTTCTCGAAGGAGGGGGGGATGTTGGAGTTCGAGAAGATAATGGAGTCCATGTTCTCCCACGGCAAAAAGAAGAGATATGTCGGAAGGACGGTCTGGCCGAAGAAGGAGCTCGTGGTCCGGGGCTATGAGATGAGGCGTACGGACTCCTTCGACCTGCAGGCGGAGACACTACAGGCGGTCTTCGACAGGATCCTTGATGGCGACATCGATGGGGCGATGAAGGTCGCCAGGAGCTCGGTGCAGGAGGTCTTGCAGGGAAAGGTCGACCCGAGGAAGCTTGTGATATCGAAGGGGTGCAAGGCCTTCAGCTCATATGCCAATCCAGATAGCCAGGCCACGGTGCAGGCCGCAAAAAAATTGATCTCGATGGGGTATCAGTTCGTACCTGGCATGAAGGTGTCATGGATCGTGACAAATTCCAGAAGGACGCCGCAGGAGGTGACCCCTTGGGTCGAGGGGCGGCCCTTCGAAGGTACCCCCGACTGGCGTTATTATGCTGAAAGGGTGGCGCAGACGGTGTCCAGGGTCACTGAGGTATGGGGCCTTGACGACAGAAGCCTTATGTCCGGAAACACGCAGTCCAATTTCTTGAACGGCAATTTCGGGCCTCAGGAGGACAAGGTTCCGACGAACAGGAAGACAGAGGTCAAGAAGACCAATAAAAGACTCTCGCTCGATGATTTCATGTGA
- a CDS encoding helix-turn-helix domain-containing protein, with amino-acid sequence MFDVIIRIRPPESWAVDVARKTQTPIMIHSLIQREGGEVEGIIEVEADEETSKKVLFEINSHQDILRTNLEVQKDGRLTGSVTVRRWYAFTKIIRSHGFIKGARAKRDGTIEWHILIGKEESLRSLVQGMVETGCEVRLLRKSRVEDSKVLSKNQERVLMTAYELGYFDYPRRISAKELAKRLGIVQSTLYESLQSSQKKLVEMYLLKNR; translated from the coding sequence TTGTTCGATGTGATCATAAGAATTAGGCCCCCAGAGAGCTGGGCCGTGGACGTCGCGAGGAAGACGCAGACGCCGATCATGATCCATAGTCTGATACAAAGGGAAGGGGGAGAGGTAGAGGGGATCATAGAGGTTGAGGCAGATGAAGAAACATCAAAAAAGGTCCTCTTTGAGATCAATTCTCATCAAGATATTTTGAGGACGAACCTTGAGGTCCAAAAGGACGGACGGCTTACCGGCAGCGTGACCGTCCGTCGTTGGTATGCTTTCACAAAGATCATCAGGTCACATGGTTTCATCAAGGGAGCAAGGGCAAAGCGGGACGGGACGATCGAATGGCACATTCTTATTGGGAAAGAGGAGTCCCTGCGCAGTCTTGTCCAAGGAATGGTGGAAACAGGATGCGAGGTCAGGCTCCTCAGGAAATCGAGGGTCGAGGACAGCAAGGTCTTATCTAAGAACCAGGAGCGCGTTCTCATGACAGCCTATGAACTGGGATACTTCGACTATCCCAGAAGGATAAGCGCAAAGGAGCTTGCAAAAAGGCTTGGGATCGTCCAATCGACCCTTTACGAATCATTACAGTCGTCTCAAAAGAAGCTCGTGGAGATGTACCTCCTGAAGAACAGATAG
- a CDS encoding cation:proton antiporter has protein sequence MTPDVIFLVLGLSIILGFMADYLFQRIGFPDVLLLILLGFILGPGLAGIVSGSLTDNIMEITPYVAGVALAIILFDAGLGLDLGMVFGSLRHAVLHTLLEFFLSIVIVAVIASVLLGWDLILGLTLGTIIGGTSGAIVIPMVKRMRMTDKARTILTLEAAITDVLVIVIAIFLIFLMREQSASALDAVRVLILSFLLSIAIGGGAGILWIKALARLQGRPLAYMITLGVVFVIYSITNMIIGESGGGAIAALVFGLVLGNRHEVVTRLGMVEEVIEIGRDIIKLNQEITFFVRTFFFVYLGLFFGTIALGKGDILFSIVIFAGLFFVRWLGVMVERKSLGMNGHDPIGYVVMMPRGLSAAVLASLPLTSGAVSVEDGNLIVGITVMIILYTTIGASVGAFVLSRLGRRS, from the coding sequence TTGACGCCTGACGTCATTTTCCTTGTCCTCGGCCTGAGCATCATACTTGGTTTCATGGCCGATTATTTGTTCCAAAGGATCGGCTTCCCTGACGTCCTATTGCTGATACTTCTCGGGTTCATCCTCGGCCCGGGCTTGGCGGGGATCGTGAGCGGGTCCCTTACGGACAATATCATGGAGATCACCCCATATGTGGCCGGGGTGGCCCTCGCGATCATCCTTTTCGACGCGGGTCTGGGGTTGGACCTGGGGATGGTGTTCGGTTCCTTGAGGCACGCCGTCCTTCACACCCTATTGGAGTTCTTCCTCTCGATAGTCATCGTGGCGGTCATAGCAAGTGTGCTTCTTGGTTGGGACCTCATCTTGGGCCTGACACTGGGGACCATCATCGGAGGTACTAGCGGAGCGATAGTCATCCCAATGGTCAAAAGGATGAGGATGACCGATAAGGCGAGGACGATCTTGACATTGGAGGCCGCGATCACGGATGTCCTCGTGATCGTCATCGCCATCTTCCTGATCTTCTTGATGAGGGAGCAATCGGCATCGGCCCTTGATGCCGTCAGGGTCTTGATATTGTCCTTTTTGCTTTCGATAGCCATCGGAGGAGGGGCCGGCATATTGTGGATCAAGGCCCTTGCAAGGTTACAGGGGCGGCCGTTGGCATATATGATCACTTTAGGGGTCGTTTTCGTCATCTATTCGATCACGAACATGATCATCGGCGAAAGCGGAGGAGGGGCCATAGCCGCATTGGTCTTCGGCCTGGTGCTAGGGAACAGACATGAGGTCGTCACGAGGCTTGGCATGGTAGAGGAGGTCATTGAGATAGGGAGGGACATAATCAAGTTGAATCAGGAGATAACCTTCTTCGTCCGGACATTCTTTTTCGTCTACCTAGGATTGTTCTTTGGCACCATAGCACTTGGAAAGGGAGACATCCTGTTCAGCATCGTCATATTTGCTGGCCTTTTCTTCGTCAGATGGCTCGGGGTGATGGTCGAGAGAAAGAGCCTCGGTATGAACGGGCACGATCCCATTGGCTACGTGGTGATGATGCCGAGAGGGCTGAGCGCAGCGGTCCTTGCCTCCCTCCCACTGACATCCGGCGCCGTGTCTGTTGAAGATGGTAACCTGATCGTCGGCATCACTGTGATGATAATCCTGTATACCACAATAGGCGCCTCGGTCGGCGCGTTCGTGCTTTCCAGGTTGGGCAGAAGATCATAG
- a CDS encoding mechanosensitive ion channel: MAFSDTIMGDLTLWDLIIFAVFIGLTLMIAQILYLLIRRYLDARITKKSSKSFARLTQYVLILIGLYIGFVILLKLNLSELFVSLGIISLAVALAAQQVLQNVFAGILISISKPIELEDWVEIGGFPITRMGKVKDISLMYTELREINGKIIALPNSFVISNKVVNYTRAGFVAFDIPIYLKQGTDLGKAYKIVLHEADIDENILPNLKGEEKKAFIKLLERPNIQAIFGSHPDMKMFDPQLNIVRLEESRITLNVKIWVKDPQRQDEIISKFLGNINRRFKEENIEMADT, translated from the coding sequence ATGGCCTTCAGCGACACGATAATGGGGGACCTGACCTTATGGGACCTCATCATATTTGCCGTCTTCATAGGGCTGACCCTGATGATCGCCCAGATCCTATATCTTCTTATAAGGAGATATCTGGACGCGAGGATAACCAAGAAGTCGTCGAAGAGCTTCGCCAGATTAACCCAGTATGTCCTGATATTGATCGGTCTCTACATCGGTTTCGTCATATTGCTCAAGCTCAACCTGTCCGAGCTCTTCGTCTCGCTGGGGATCATAAGCCTGGCGGTCGCTCTCGCGGCCCAGCAGGTCTTGCAGAACGTTTTCGCCGGCATCTTGATCTCCATATCCAAACCGATCGAGCTTGAGGATTGGGTCGAGATCGGGGGGTTCCCCATAACAAGGATGGGGAAGGTAAAGGACATCAGCCTGATGTATACTGAGCTCAGGGAGATCAACGGCAAGATCATAGCATTGCCTAATTCTTTCGTAATATCGAACAAGGTCGTCAATTACACAAGGGCAGGGTTTGTGGCCTTTGACATCCCGATCTACTTGAAGCAGGGGACAGACCTTGGAAAGGCATACAAGATTGTACTGCACGAGGCGGACATCGATGAGAACATACTTCCGAACCTCAAGGGCGAAGAGAAAAAGGCCTTCATCAAGCTCCTGGAAAGGCCGAACATCCAGGCGATCTTCGGTTCTCATCCCGACATGAAGATGTTCGACCCGCAGCTCAACATTGTAAGGCTGGAAGAGAGCAGGATCACATTGAACGTAAAGATCTGGGTGAAGGACCCTCAAAGACAGGACGAGATAATATCAAAATTCCTAGGCAACATCAATCGCAGGTTCAAGGAGGAGAACATAGAGATGGCCGATACATGA
- a CDS encoding KamA family radical SAM protein produces the protein MIRSFKEHLRKMDPEMDTILSSATEIDESRDKIVELLQSRKDHYYGPDCRTEDLERVVALNCIGTLENFMSVRNEIISGCSVLKGLLAAYDNYSETEYSYHFYADVINVMKGALAMSGIYNEEAPTFTGIDRFEVSRRRSDHLDALAMRCRTFMSRYPSGLDKEIIELREKNKERVLEVIGGSFDDWEDHSWHRRNTVRDSQHLQDMIELTEEERAAIDLAVENKVPFGITPYYVSLMDRGPSRTRDHAVRAQVIPRLGYLKRVLSKKGAKEELDFMKEGLTSPAPLITRRYPIIAIMKPYSSCAQICVYCQRNWEIREVDAEDAAVDEGSISAAVHWFAEHPMVNEVLVTGGDPVLLGDEVLGSLLGRLAELEHITRIRIGTRVPVVLPMRVTPSFLDEIEAVHDPPRREVCVVTHIEHPYEVTPDLVRAVVSIRRRGISVYNQQVFTFENSRRFETALLRDIVKRSGVDPYYTFNTKGKEETEWFRVPIARILQERKEEARLLPGLTRTDEPVFNIPALGKNHLRAWQHHDMIMISAQGERVYEFHPWEKNIVMAPTYVYKDVPIMGYLDRLDGIGEDPADYWSIWYYF, from the coding sequence ATGATCAGGTCCTTCAAGGAGCACCTGAGAAAGATGGACCCAGAGATGGACACGATCCTATCATCGGCAACTGAAATAGATGAATCCAGGGACAAGATCGTCGAGCTTCTGCAAAGCAGGAAGGACCATTATTATGGTCCAGATTGCAGGACCGAGGACCTTGAGAGGGTCGTCGCCTTAAACTGCATCGGGACGCTTGAGAACTTCATGAGCGTCAGGAACGAGATCATATCTGGGTGCAGCGTCCTCAAGGGCCTGTTGGCCGCATATGACAATTATTCTGAGACCGAATACTCTTACCATTTCTACGCTGATGTCATAAACGTGATGAAAGGGGCCTTGGCGATGTCAGGGATATACAACGAGGAGGCCCCTACGTTCACAGGCATCGATCGGTTTGAGGTCTCGAGGAGGAGGTCCGACCACCTTGATGCCCTGGCAATGAGATGCAGGACCTTCATGTCGAGATACCCTTCTGGCCTGGACAAGGAGATAATAGAGCTAAGGGAGAAGAACAAGGAAAGGGTCCTTGAGGTGATAGGGGGATCATTTGATGATTGGGAGGACCACTCATGGCATAGAAGGAATACCGTCAGGGACTCCCAGCACCTCCAAGACATGATCGAGCTGACCGAGGAGGAAAGGGCAGCGATCGACCTGGCAGTAGAGAACAAGGTCCCGTTCGGCATCACCCCGTACTATGTCTCATTGATGGACAGAGGACCATCGAGGACAAGGGACCATGCGGTAAGGGCCCAGGTGATACCTCGACTAGGTTATCTTAAGAGGGTGCTGTCAAAGAAAGGAGCCAAGGAGGAGCTGGACTTCATGAAGGAAGGGCTCACCTCCCCTGCGCCCTTGATAACCAGGAGGTATCCGATAATCGCCATCATGAAGCCATACAGCTCCTGTGCACAGATATGCGTCTATTGTCAGAGGAACTGGGAGATAAGGGAGGTCGATGCTGAGGATGCTGCAGTGGACGAGGGGTCCATCTCAGCCGCGGTCCATTGGTTCGCTGAGCATCCAATGGTGAACGAGGTCCTTGTCACAGGAGGGGACCCTGTATTGTTGGGGGACGAGGTCCTTGGCAGTCTGCTAGGTAGGCTCGCTGAGCTTGAGCATATCACGAGGATCAGGATCGGAACGAGGGTGCCAGTGGTCCTTCCCATGAGGGTCACGCCCTCGTTCCTTGACGAGATAGAGGCAGTGCATGACCCCCCAAGGAGAGAGGTCTGCGTCGTAACTCATATAGAACATCCGTATGAGGTCACTCCGGACCTCGTCAGGGCGGTCGTATCGATCAGAAGGAGGGGCATATCTGTCTATAATCAACAGGTCTTCACCTTCGAGAACAGCAGGAGGTTCGAGACCGCACTGCTGAGGGACATCGTTAAACGATCAGGGGTCGATCCTTACTACACCTTCAACACCAAAGGGAAGGAAGAGACAGAATGGTTCAGGGTGCCCATCGCCAGGATCCTTCAGGAGCGGAAGGAGGAGGCGAGGCTGCTACCAGGCCTTACCAGGACGGACGAGCCGGTGTTCAACATACCTGCATTAGGGAAGAACCATCTTCGGGCATGGCAACATCATGATATGATAATGATCTCAGCTCAGGGCGAACGGGTCTACGAGTTCCACCCTTGGGAAAAGAACATCGTAATGGCCCCGACCTATGTTTATAAGGATGTACCGATCATGGGCTATCTTGACAGGCTCGACGGGATAGGCGAGGACCCTGCGGACTATTGGAGCATATGGTATTATTTCTAG